CCGTCGTGCGGGCAATCCGCAATGACCTGTGGCCGCGCTATACCGTCCTCTGCCCACTCTATCACGAGGCGGTCATTGTTTCCCAATTTGTTCGCGCTATGAGCCTTTTGGATTACCCCGTTGATAAACTCCAGGTTCTTTTTCTCACGGAAGAAGATGACCAGGAGACACAAGACGCTATCCTCGCAATGGACTTGCCTCCACATTTTGAGATGGTGACAGTGCCTCCCGGAGCGCCGCGCACCAAACCACGCGCCTGCAACTTTGGCTTATTGAAAGCGACCGGCGATTATATCGTTATCTACGATGCCGAGGATATTCCAGATCCATTACAACTCAAGAAAGCTGTCCTGGCATTTGCCAACCATCCACCAGAGGTGGCCTGTGTCCAGGCAAAACTAAACTATTATAACCCGGACCAGAACCTTCTGACCCGCTGGTTCACCGCTGAATATTCGCTCTGGTTTGACCTGATGCTTCCGGCCTTACAAAACGCGCGAGCGCCTATTCCCCTGGGGGGAACCTCAAACCATTTCCGCGCCGCTGTGCTGCGGCAGGTGGGCGCGTGGGATCCTTTCAACGTGACCGAGGATTGCGATCTGGGGCTGCGCCTGGCACACTATCGTTTGCAAACAGCTATACTCGACTCCACTACCTATGAAGAAGCCAATTCGCGCCTGAAAAACTGGCTGCGGCAGCGTTCGCGGTGGATCAAGGGCTACATGCAGACCTATTTCGTCCACACGCGCCATCCCCTTCATTATCTACGTGAAGGACGCCTGCGCGATTTACTCTGGCTGCAATTTACCGTCGGCGCCAAGGTTGCCATGCTGTTCATCAACCCGTTGATGTGGCTGCTGCTGGCGCTCTATATCGTCTTCCAAAGCACTATCGCGCCGGTCTATCATATCCTCTATCCAAGGCCAGTACTCTATCTGAGCGCCGCTTGCCTCATCTTTGGCAATTTTTTCTTTCTGTACACCCATCTCATTGGATGTCTCAGGCGCAAACAGTATAGCCTGATGAAATGGGCGCTGCTGGTCCCGTTTTACTGGGCCCTGATGAGCGCCGCGGCCAGTATTGCTTTCGTCCAGCTTATCTTCAAGCCGCATTATTGGGAGAAAACGCAACACGGATTCCACCTGCTGGCCCTCGCACGAAGGCGCACCAATGAGAGGACGGCGGCAGCGTCACGCAAAGTCAGGGGGAATTCCCAAAAGCAGACGCTCAAAGAGAAACGCCTGGGGGATTTGCCTATTTCTCCCATCATCGATACCCTCTCAACCTGGCGGATGCCTGCTATCCAAAAAGCTTTCCCAGCGTTGGAGTTGCCCGAACTCGCGGAAATGCCGACGACAAAGCTTTCCGCTGCGGTGGATATGCCAACCACCAGGCTTTCTGCGGTGGCGGACCTGCCAACAACTAAGTTCGCAGCCATCCCAAGAGCAATGGAGCATGCTCAGGCGCGTCGTAGGCAGTGGCGTGTACGGCTCCCCTGGACCAAGGACCGCTGGCTGGGCGCGACTATCCTGGCCGCCGTTATCATGAGCATTGCCGCCTTGTGGTATAGTTACAGCCATCAGTTTATTCTGCTCTATGGAGATGCTTACGGACATCTACGCATTGCGCGTTCCGTTTTTGATAGTCTCACACCAGGGATCGCAGAGTTCGGTGGAGTCTGGCTGCCGCTGCCTCATATTATTATGCTCCCCCTTGTCTGGAATGATTTGCTCTGGCGCTCTGGGTTAGCTGGAACGCTCCCATCTATGCTCTGCTATCTCATTGCCGCCACTTATGTATTTCTCTCTGCACGGCGGCTGACTCACAATAGCCCGGCGAGTTTTGTAGGCACATTGGCCTTTATTCTCAATCCAAATGTGCTCTACCTCCAGACCACACCCCTCACAGAACCAGTGCTGATGGCTACCATGACAGCAGCTTGCTATTACTTTTTGGCCTGGGCGCAAGAAGATCGCCCTGAGCACCTGATCTGGGCAGCGGCGGTGATGTGCCTGGCAACGCTGGCCCGCTATGATGGGTGGGCCTTGTTTCTTGTGTGCTTAGTGTTGATTGTACCCATCGGCTGGCTCAAGCGCCAGCGCCGAGCGCAAATTGGGGCCAATCTGCTGCTCTTTGGCATTCTGGGCGGCCTCGGCATCGCCCTTTGGGTTTTGTGGTGTGCGATCATCTTCAAAGATCCGCTCTACTTTCAGCGTGGCCCATTCTCCGCTGAGGCCCAGCAAGTTATCCTTGCCAATAAAGACGCTCTATCCACCTATCATAATATATGGGAATCCTTGCGCTACTACAGCATGGCATCAATAGAAACTCTTGGGCCAATTCTCTTCGCGTTAGCCCTCGTGGCGCTAGCTGTTTTTATTCTGCAACGCTGGCGCTCCCCTGAATTATTGGCTGCGTTGGCCTTTGTAACGCCCTTTGTATTTTATGTGATTGTGCTTTATATCGGCCAGGTGGCGATATATGTACCTGGCGCTGCCCCCGCTGGGGCAAAAGGAGACCTATTCAATGCACGTTTTGGTTCAGAGATTGTTGCTCCAGCGGCGCTCTTCCTCGCAACGCTCACAAGTCGGTTGCCGCTAGTCAGACTTACTTTACTCCTGGCAATTTTGCTCCAGACAAGCCTGACGTTTCAGGGAGGCGTGATCACGGTACAGGATGGTCAATATGGCGTATCGTGTGGAACGTGGCATCATATTAACCTGTACCTCGTAGAACACTATAACGGCGGCAGAGTTCTGGAAGATATTCGGAACGTTGAGGATTTTGCAGACGCAGGGATCGATGTGAAGGATGTCATCTACCAGGATTCCGGCCTATTCTGGCAGCAGGCACTGAAGAATCCTGCATCGATGGTGGACTGGGTAATTATCCAGCCGGGCGATGCAGTATCTGCTGTAATTAACCCCAATAGTCTAGAATTTCTAGAACAATTTATCCTAGTAGATCAGGATAAAGGCGTTCTCCTCTTTCACCGGAAGGGTCTCCCACTTTTGCCTGCTCGATCTGTACCATCGAACTTGCTCACAAAATATACCCTTTGCGCCACGGACAACCCTGTATATAGCCCGGATGCCCCGGCTATTCTGGCAAGTGACACAGGGTATAACCACCTGGCTGATGTGTGGGTAAGAAGAATTGGTTTATGACATACGGGAGGTATATCTGGCCTTTGCAACCTGAGCTAAGGAGGGAAGAGGAATCTGTATGAAATCTCGCTTAGTGAACTGGCGCTCGGTGTGGATTCTGTCCGTCATGGCGGTGGTTTTAATCGTAGCAACAGTCGTCGTAAGCATCGATCAGATAAATAAAGCCCCGCAGCCCCCTGCCACAGAGGACTGGACAACCTACTTACATGATCCTCAACGCACCTCTGCCAGCAGCGAGACGATCCTCTCGACTTCAAACGCTTCGCACCTGACAAAACGCTGGACATTTAAGACAGGCGGTGTTGTAGAAGGCGCTCCCGCAGTGGTCAATGGTATTGTCTACGTTGGCTCGTGGGATGGCTATGAATATGCGCTAGATGCGAAGACCGGCGCGCTGAAGTGGAAGACCTTCCTTGGTGTCGCTAAGACGCCAGCCTGCTTCCCGCCAGAGGCGGGCGTCTCTTCAGGGGCGGCGGTACAGGATGGCGTAGTATACCTGGGCGGCGGTGATGACTATTGGTACGCGCTCAATGCCGCAACGGGAGACGTCCTCTGGAAAGTCTTTACCGGTGACAGCAGCGCGGCTGGTGGACACTACAATTGGTCCAGCCCTCTGCTCTATAAGGGCTACGCTTATATCGGCATAGCAAGCATGGGCGATTGCCCATTGGTCCAGGGCCAACTGCTCAAGGTGAGCTTGAGCAGCCACGAGATTGTAAAGACGCTCAACATCGTGCCAGATGGGCAGGTTGGCGGCGGTATCTGGACCTCTCCCAGCATCGATCCCGCAACCAATACCATCTTCGTATCAACCGGTACAGCCAACATCATCACGCAGGAGTGGGCGCAGGCACTTCTGGCTATCGATGCCTCGACCCTCACCGTCAAATCCTTGTGGACGCTGCCGAATGCGGAGGCCGTCATTGATTCCGATTTTGGCACCTCACCGACACTTTTCGACGACGCGGCAGGCAGGCCGCTGGTGGTATCAGTCAATAAGAACGGTTATGCCTACGCCTTCAATCGGAACGACCTTGGCGCTGGCCCTGTCTGGCAGCAACAAATCGCTGTCGGGGGGCAAAATCCCACCGCTGGAGATGCCAGTGTTTCTTCGAGTGCCTTCGGCGGTGGCAGGCTCTACATGGCAGGAGGAAACTCGCTGGTTAAGGGCGGTGGCCGCCAGGGGGCTATCCGAGCGATGGACCCGGCTACAGGCAAGGTCTTGTGGGAGGATGGCGAAGACGGGGTAGTCGTCGGGGCGCTGGCGTATGATAACGGCCTGGTCATCGCGGGCGCAGGAGATACGATGGTGGTTCTTGATGCTGCTACCGGAGCGCGTCTGTACAGTTATCAGCTTGATGGCGGCATCTACGTAGCGCCCACAGTCGCGCAGGGGCAGATTTACACTGGGAGTCTCGTCGGTACCGTCTATGCGCTCGGCCTGCCCAGCAGCGACCAGACGTTCCCCAAGGATACCCACTGTCCGAACGGATGGGCCTGCCAGGATGTCGGCAGCCCTGCTCCAGCTGGCTCAGAGACGTTGGACAACACGACCTGGAGCATCAGCGCGGGGGGAGCGGGCCTGGAAGGCGCCGCCGACGGATTTCGCCTGCTGACAAAGCAGATGAGCGGCGATATGCAAATCAAAGCGCAGGTGGCTTTTCAGACTAGCGCGCCTGCGTCTGCCCAGGCAGGGCTGCTGGTGCGCCAGACAGCGGATGCTGGCTCCCCGTATTATGGAGTCTTTGTGACGCCTGACAAAAAAGTTGTGGCGCAGTACCGCACGGCCTTTGGCGGAGAGACAAAA
The nucleotide sequence above comes from Ktedonobacterales bacterium. Encoded proteins:
- a CDS encoding glycosyltransferase — encoded protein: MNGIPIQNGALTPGTEQEIQKQVDRYTAWLAEAADHQNAKREEAAEYYERATKAVRLRGRQVRPFAPFDFDRSAIKTVTPNQALILMVLASLWGVVFFFYGIPTLVVSIGFVTIIYLGDLLLNFFLAARILTRSPEDHIDNAVVRAIRNDLWPRYTVLCPLYHEAVIVSQFVRAMSLLDYPVDKLQVLFLTEEDDQETQDAILAMDLPPHFEMVTVPPGAPRTKPRACNFGLLKATGDYIVIYDAEDIPDPLQLKKAVLAFANHPPEVACVQAKLNYYNPDQNLLTRWFTAEYSLWFDLMLPALQNARAPIPLGGTSNHFRAAVLRQVGAWDPFNVTEDCDLGLRLAHYRLQTAILDSTTYEEANSRLKNWLRQRSRWIKGYMQTYFVHTRHPLHYLREGRLRDLLWLQFTVGAKVAMLFINPLMWLLLALYIVFQSTIAPVYHILYPRPVLYLSAACLIFGNFFFLYTHLIGCLRRKQYSLMKWALLVPFYWALMSAAASIAFVQLIFKPHYWEKTQHGFHLLALARRRTNERTAAASRKVRGNSQKQTLKEKRLGDLPISPIIDTLSTWRMPAIQKAFPALELPELAEMPTTKLSAAVDMPTTRLSAVADLPTTKFAAIPRAMEHAQARRRQWRVRLPWTKDRWLGATILAAVIMSIAALWYSYSHQFILLYGDAYGHLRIARSVFDSLTPGIAEFGGVWLPLPHIIMLPLVWNDLLWRSGLAGTLPSMLCYLIAATYVFLSARRLTHNSPASFVGTLAFILNPNVLYLQTTPLTEPVLMATMTAACYYFLAWAQEDRPEHLIWAAAVMCLATLARYDGWALFLVCLVLIVPIGWLKRQRRAQIGANLLLFGILGGLGIALWVLWCAIIFKDPLYFQRGPFSAEAQQVILANKDALSTYHNIWESLRYYSMASIETLGPILFALALVALAVFILQRWRSPELLAALAFVTPFVFYVIVLYIGQVAIYVPGAAPAGAKGDLFNARFGSEIVAPAALFLATLTSRLPLVRLTLLLAILLQTSLTFQGGVITVQDGQYGVSCGTWHHINLYLVEHYNGGRVLEDIRNVEDFADAGIDVKDVIYQDSGLFWQQALKNPASMVDWVIIQPGDAVSAVINPNSLEFLEQFILVDQDKGVLLFHRKGLPLLPARSVPSNLLTKYTLCATDNPVYSPDAPAILASDTGYNHLADVWVRRIGL
- a CDS encoding PQQ-binding-like beta-propeller repeat protein yields the protein MKSRLVNWRSVWILSVMAVVLIVATVVVSIDQINKAPQPPATEDWTTYLHDPQRTSASSETILSTSNASHLTKRWTFKTGGVVEGAPAVVNGIVYVGSWDGYEYALDAKTGALKWKTFLGVAKTPACFPPEAGVSSGAAVQDGVVYLGGGDDYWYALNAATGDVLWKVFTGDSSAAGGHYNWSSPLLYKGYAYIGIASMGDCPLVQGQLLKVSLSSHEIVKTLNIVPDGQVGGGIWTSPSIDPATNTIFVSTGTANIITQEWAQALLAIDASTLTVKSLWTLPNAEAVIDSDFGTSPTLFDDAAGRPLVVSVNKNGYAYAFNRNDLGAGPVWQQQIAVGGQNPTAGDASVSSSAFGGGRLYMAGGNSLVKGGGRQGAIRAMDPATGKVLWEDGEDGVVVGALAYDNGLVIAGAGDTMVVLDAATGARLYSYQLDGGIYVAPTVAQGQIYTGSLVGTVYALGLPSSDQTFPKDTHCPNGWACQDVGSPAPAGSETLDNTTWSISAGGAGLEGAADGFRLLTKQMSGDMQIKAQVAFQTSAPASAQAGLLVRQTADAGSPYYGVFVTPDKKVVAQYRTAFGGETKTVHTAIQGTLPLYLEIVRIGDTFQAATSTDGATYILLPGTTQNVTLPTQALAGLALSSHTTGTPVTATYQNVAVGPPAAMPVPMPPPTPCPAHWRCSDIGNPTLVGDQSLLADQWTVQGSGEDIGDASDQFHYVWQSLAANGAVSASVLSQNNTDPSAKAGLMMRQSASADSAFYGVFVTPGKDVLVLYRTIRGLRAIPIETNINSALPAFLRVARSGDTFTTYTSTDGVTWIPIIGTSVKLNLKGPLLAGLAVTAHNTSKASSATFSAVTLNTSAPPPPNGCPKNWNCKDIGFPALGSQIFMDGIWTIQGPGGDIWDVADQFRYIWQPLPGNGDISARVLSQMNTDPTAKAGLMIRQNTDPQSAYYAVFVTPAHGIVVQYRPTKGATTASPVTISGKAPAYLRVVRSGKTYTAYTSTNGVTWKLIDGSSVTLNMTGSLLVGMAVTAHNGEDLCTVTFSDVKIV